The following are encoded in a window of Collinsella aerofaciens genomic DNA:
- a CDS encoding DUF192 domain-containing protein — protein sequence MTAVSSYIAYARALNRLGWTPAEFVVAESFTVRLRGMLGRRPIAASGLPLVMAFPRCSSVHTCFMAYPIDIAFIDRSGNVLACYENVRPWRMCSCPGAWAALERPSLIVSPPVLQRVPA from the coding sequence GTGACCGCGGTCTCGTCCTATATCGCCTACGCGCGGGCGCTCAACAGGTTGGGTTGGACGCCGGCCGAGTTTGTGGTGGCGGAGTCGTTTACCGTGCGTCTGCGCGGCATGCTGGGACGGCGGCCAATTGCCGCCAGCGGACTGCCGCTTGTCATGGCGTTTCCGCGCTGTTCCTCGGTTCACACCTGCTTTATGGCCTATCCCATCGACATTGCCTTTATCGATCGCAGCGGCAATGTCCTCGCATGCTACGAAAACGTACGCCCTTGGCGTATGTGTTCCTGTCCCGGTGCCTGGGCGGCACTCGAACGCCCTTCACTCATTGTTTCGCCCCCTGTTCTCCAACGCGTGCCGGCATAA
- a CDS encoding ribbon-helix-helix domain-containing protein, which produces MMGKTYTTASGQVVTDEMIDAWCESYERGEFPDGEHTVGGIVHGRPPLSGEGTATLSVKIPLGMKEAIRRRAAAEGMTPSEFARAALSEKLLAAG; this is translated from the coding sequence ATGATGGGCAAGACATATACGACCGCTAGTGGTCAGGTTGTAACGGATGAAATGATTGACGCGTGGTGTGAGTCGTACGAGCGCGGAGAGTTTCCGGATGGCGAACACACCGTTGGCGGAATCGTGCATGGACGGCCTCCACTCTCAGGTGAGGGAACGGCAACGCTATCGGTCAAGATTCCTCTGGGAATGAAGGAGGCTATTCGTCGACGGGCGGCTGCCGAGGGGATGACGCCAAGTGAGTTTGCCCGTGCGGCCCTGAGTGAAAAACTTCTTGCGGCCGGTTGA
- a CDS encoding IS30 family transposase, translating into MSGKKNRGSARAVPRAYGRLTRHERDTVQRMLERGASCREIARELGRSPSTVSAEVASHRFVTAPKSRRGERVDASADLSAACPRLAAWPRCCNGCGRYRAIGCKRRPHVFYEARAAQLCADSVLVSSRRGIDADEPAAAARLEAIRDCLRRGLSPEQMAARNGGPVDLSPSTIYRWVSAGYDGMTNMELRRKVGYRPRKSAAGRAATRHSARRSHAAFLALGEDACAAAWEMDTVEGAREDSACLLTLLHRPSRLQLALPLEEKTAGCVADALGDIREVLGADGMGRVFRAVLTDNGAEFSDEAAIAALLGEGPGETRLFYCDPGRSDQKGACERNHVEIRKLLPKGAGIRFDRLSPADLALVMSHVNSEPRGALGFTTPARAFRAMLGDDAAALLDAYGVEDVPLGELDLTPGLIGRARAERGDAPLS; encoded by the coding sequence ATGTCCGGAAAGAAGAATAGGGGCTCCGCGAGGGCGGTCCCGAGGGCCTACGGAAGGCTCACGAGGCACGAGCGGGACACGGTCCAGAGGATGCTGGAGCGCGGGGCCTCGTGCAGGGAGATCGCGAGGGAGCTGGGCAGGTCGCCCTCGACGGTGAGCGCCGAGGTGGCGTCGCACAGGTTCGTGACGGCGCCGAAGTCCAGGCGCGGCGAGCGCGTGGACGCCTCCGCCGACCTGTCGGCGGCCTGCCCGCGCCTGGCCGCGTGGCCGCGATGCTGCAACGGCTGCGGCCGGTACCGCGCGATCGGCTGCAAGCGCCGCCCCCACGTCTTCTACGAGGCCCGGGCCGCGCAGCTGTGCGCCGACTCGGTCCTCGTCTCGTCCAGGCGCGGGATAGACGCCGACGAGCCCGCCGCGGCGGCCAGGCTGGAGGCGATAAGGGACTGCCTGCGCCGGGGGCTCTCGCCCGAGCAGATGGCGGCGCGCAACGGCGGCCCGGTGGACCTGTCGCCGTCGACCATCTACCGCTGGGTCTCGGCGGGCTACGACGGCATGACCAACATGGAGCTCAGGCGCAAGGTCGGCTACAGGCCGAGGAAGAGCGCCGCCGGCCGGGCGGCCACGCGCCACTCCGCCCGCAGGTCGCATGCCGCGTTCCTCGCCCTCGGGGAGGACGCGTGCGCCGCGGCCTGGGAGATGGACACGGTCGAGGGCGCGCGGGAGGACTCCGCCTGCCTGCTCACGCTGCTGCACCGCCCCAGCAGGCTCCAGCTCGCGCTGCCGCTGGAGGAGAAGACCGCCGGGTGCGTCGCGGACGCCCTGGGCGATATCAGGGAGGTCCTCGGCGCCGACGGCATGGGCAGGGTCTTCCGCGCCGTGCTCACCGACAACGGCGCCGAGTTCTCCGACGAGGCGGCGATCGCGGCGCTGCTCGGCGAGGGGCCGGGCGAGACGAGGCTGTTCTACTGCGACCCCGGGCGAAGCGACCAGAAGGGCGCCTGCGAGCGCAACCACGTCGAGATAAGGAAGCTGCTGCCCAAGGGCGCCGGAATCAGGTTCGACCGGCTCTCCCCGGCCGACCTGGCGCTGGTCATGTCGCACGTGAACTCCGAGCCCCGCGGCGCGCTCGGCTTCACGACGCCCGCCCGCGCCTTCAGGGCGATGCTCGGGGACGACGCGGCGGCGCTGCTGGACGCCTACGGCGTGGAGGACGTGCCGCTCGGCGAGCTCGACCTGACGCCGGGACTGATAGGGCGGGCGCGCGCAGAGAGGGGCGATGCCCCGCTGTCCTAG
- a CDS encoding glycoside hydrolase family 5 protein, with amino-acid sequence MERILGVNLSGWFIPEPWVTPSLYAATGASNAAELQEAMGTAAYNERMRRHYETFVSEDDFRRMAQIGLNAVRLPVPWYAFGSQESDASYISVVDYIDRAIEWAAKYNIRVLLDLATVPGGQGDSNDSPTTPEAVAEWHSSTNGRHVALDVLERLADRYGEAESLLGIELLDTPQMSVRKSLFTMTDGIPAHYLRNFYRDAYELVRSYMPEDKIVVFSSSGHPGEWKHFMRGAKYRNVYMDLHLYHYRDEYALDITSPRGLTTAISRNKRELKEAAATGFPVLVGEWSGAAIFANSSVTPEGRNAYERVFIANQLASFAPAAGWFFQTWKTEKRIAAWDARAALGTLERGMIE; translated from the coding sequence ATGGAGAGGATTCTCGGCGTTAATCTCTCTGGCTGGTTTATTCCCGAGCCCTGGGTGACCCCGTCGCTCTATGCAGCGACCGGAGCATCCAATGCAGCCGAGCTGCAGGAGGCCATGGGCACCGCTGCCTATAACGAGCGCATGCGTCGCCATTACGAGACGTTTGTGAGTGAGGACGATTTTCGTCGTATGGCGCAGATCGGTCTCAACGCCGTGCGCCTGCCGGTGCCGTGGTATGCCTTTGGTTCGCAGGAGTCTGACGCTTCCTACATCTCGGTCGTCGATTATATCGACCGTGCTATTGAGTGGGCCGCCAAGTACAACATCCGCGTACTGCTCGATCTGGCGACTGTACCCGGTGGCCAGGGAGATTCCAACGATTCGCCCACGACGCCGGAGGCTGTTGCCGAGTGGCATTCGTCCACCAACGGCCGTCACGTTGCGCTCGATGTGCTCGAGCGCCTGGCCGATCGCTATGGTGAGGCCGAGAGCCTGCTGGGCATCGAGCTGTTGGATACGCCGCAGATGAGCGTACGCAAGAGCCTCTTTACCATGACGGACGGTATTCCGGCGCACTACCTGCGCAACTTCTATCGCGATGCGTACGAGCTCGTTCGTTCGTATATGCCCGAGGACAAGATTGTCGTCTTTTCCTCTTCGGGACACCCTGGCGAGTGGAAGCACTTTATGCGCGGCGCCAAGTATAGGAACGTCTACATGGACCTTCACCTGTACCATTACCGCGACGAGTATGCGCTCGACATCACGAGCCCCCGCGGTCTGACGACGGCGATTTCGCGCAACAAGCGTGAGCTCAAAGAGGCGGCCGCAACTGGGTTCCCCGTGCTGGTGGGTGAATGGTCGGGTGCGGCGATCTTTGCCAACTCGTCGGTTACGCCCGAGGGCCGCAATGCCTACGAGCGCGTGTTTATCGCCAACCAGCTGGCATCGTTTGCGCCGGCTGCCGGTTGGTTCTTCCAAACGTGGAAGACCGAGAAGCGTATTGCAGCATGGGACGCCCGCGCGGCACTCGGCACGCTCGAGCGCGGCATGATTGAATAG
- the rsmI gene encoding 16S rRNA (cytidine(1402)-2'-O)-methyltransferase, translated as MTQNSARTGKLYVVGTPIGNLGDLSPRVGEAFAAADAICCEDTRVTSKLLMHLGISKPLVRCDENVIASRAAGLVDRLLAGETLAFASDAGMPSVSDPGQALVEAAREADVPVEVIPGPSACVTALVSSGIPCEHFFFEGFLGRKHGDRVRRLQRLAVVPGALIFYESPHRIVATLEAVAEVFPQRDVAVCRELTKLHEEVLRGSAAQLTEELRARGEVKGEIALVIAPPSEDEDAGIAPVGAAAVDPDEALREDIRTALEEGEPASAVAKRLSQKYSRRKRDVYAMVLDMQ; from the coding sequence ATGACGCAAAACAGCGCCCGCACGGGCAAACTTTATGTGGTCGGTACGCCCATCGGTAACCTGGGCGACTTGTCTCCGCGCGTCGGCGAGGCATTTGCCGCCGCCGATGCCATCTGCTGCGAAGACACGCGTGTGACCTCAAAGTTGCTGATGCACCTAGGCATCTCCAAGCCGCTCGTTCGTTGCGACGAGAACGTGATCGCAAGTCGCGCAGCCGGCCTGGTCGACCGCCTGCTGGCGGGGGAGACCCTCGCCTTTGCCTCGGACGCCGGTATGCCGAGTGTGTCTGATCCCGGCCAGGCTTTGGTTGAGGCGGCGCGCGAGGCGGATGTGCCTGTCGAGGTTATTCCCGGCCCCTCTGCTTGCGTCACGGCGCTCGTATCGTCCGGTATTCCCTGCGAGCATTTCTTCTTCGAAGGCTTTTTGGGTCGCAAGCACGGCGACCGCGTGCGCCGACTGCAGCGCCTTGCCGTCGTCCCCGGCGCGCTCATCTTCTACGAGTCTCCACATCGCATCGTCGCGACGCTCGAGGCCGTGGCCGAGGTCTTTCCCCAGCGCGATGTCGCCGTCTGCCGCGAGCTCACCAAACTGCACGAGGAAGTCTTGCGTGGATCCGCCGCCCAGCTAACCGAGGAGCTGCGCGCCCGTGGCGAGGTAAAGGGTGAGATTGCGCTGGTCATCGCGCCGCCGAGCGAGGATGAGGATGCCGGCATTGCGCCGGTTGGAGCCGCAGCGGTAGACCCCGACGAAGCCCTGCGCGAGGACATTCGCACCGCGCTCGAGGAGGGGGAGCCCGCCTCCGCGGTGGCAAAGCGCCTGTCACAGAAGTACTCGCGCCGCAAGCGCGATGTCTATGCCATGGTGCTCGATATGCAATAG
- the metG gene encoding methionine--tRNA ligase produces the protein MDQSKPSFFITTPIYYVNADPHLGTAYSTIIADVQARYRRSAGYNVKFLTGMDEHGEKVAEAAAKHNMTPQEWTDSQAPHFKELWSKLEISNDDFIRTTEPRQHHAVQYLWERMKESGYLYKGSYDGWYCVPDETYFTDTQVQKGDEEYGSVGQHLCPDCHRPLERVQEESYFFKLSAFQDKLLKLYDEHPDFVEPAFRMNEVRSFVEGGLNDLSVSRTSFDWGIQVPFDEGHVTYVWFDALLNYMTAVGYGVDTDEARAELAYRWPAQFHIVGKDIIRFHCVIWPAMLMAIGEALPEHVFAHGFLTVRNAETGKAEKMSKSRGNAIAPQDVIDMLGVEGYRYYFMTDVVPGTDGAISFDRMEQVYNADLANSWGNLISRSLNMSGKYFDGCAPAKPASFDAFDNPLAKIADGLVDRYMAKMDVLDYGGAKDEVMELIHAANHYIEDSEPWALAKDEAKADELAFVIYNLLEAIRIAAHLLMPLMPQTSAEALRRLSCEDEAASDDLKGICAWGLLAGGQPVEKGEPLFPRLG, from the coding sequence ATGGATCAAAGCAAGCCTTCGTTCTTTATCACGACGCCCATCTACTACGTCAACGCCGATCCGCACCTGGGCACGGCTTATTCCACCATCATCGCCGACGTCCAGGCTCGCTATCGTCGCTCTGCCGGCTATAACGTCAAGTTCCTGACTGGCATGGACGAGCATGGCGAGAAGGTTGCCGAGGCTGCAGCCAAGCACAACATGACGCCGCAGGAGTGGACCGACAGCCAGGCTCCGCACTTCAAGGAGCTGTGGAGCAAGCTCGAGATCTCCAACGACGACTTCATTCGTACCACCGAGCCGCGCCAGCATCACGCCGTGCAGTATCTGTGGGAGCGCATGAAGGAGTCCGGCTACCTGTATAAGGGCAGCTATGACGGCTGGTACTGCGTGCCCGACGAGACCTACTTTACCGATACGCAGGTCCAGAAGGGCGACGAAGAGTACGGCAGCGTCGGCCAGCACCTGTGCCCCGATTGCCACCGTCCGCTCGAGCGCGTGCAGGAGGAGTCCTACTTCTTTAAGCTCTCTGCGTTCCAGGACAAGCTGCTCAAGCTCTATGACGAGCACCCCGACTTTGTTGAGCCCGCGTTCCGCATGAACGAGGTGCGCAGCTTTGTCGAAGGCGGCCTCAACGACCTTTCCGTGAGCCGCACGAGCTTTGACTGGGGCATTCAGGTCCCGTTTGATGAGGGCCACGTGACCTACGTGTGGTTCGATGCGCTGCTCAACTATATGACGGCTGTCGGCTACGGTGTCGACACCGACGAGGCGCGTGCCGAGCTGGCCTATCGCTGGCCCGCGCAGTTCCACATCGTGGGCAAGGACATCATCCGTTTCCACTGCGTCATTTGGCCCGCCATGCTCATGGCTATCGGCGAAGCCCTGCCCGAGCACGTCTTTGCCCACGGCTTCCTGACCGTGCGCAATGCCGAGACCGGCAAGGCCGAGAAGATGTCCAAGAGCCGCGGCAACGCCATTGCTCCGCAGGACGTTATCGACATGCTGGGCGTCGAGGGCTATCGCTACTACTTTATGACCGACGTCGTCCCCGGCACCGACGGCGCCATCAGCTTCGATCGCATGGAGCAGGTCTACAATGCCGACCTGGCCAACAGCTGGGGCAACCTCATCTCGCGTTCGCTCAACATGAGCGGCAAGTACTTTGACGGCTGCGCGCCCGCCAAGCCCGCATCGTTCGATGCGTTCGACAACCCGCTGGCAAAAATTGCCGATGGCCTGGTCGATCGTTACATGGCCAAGATGGACGTGCTCGATTACGGTGGAGCTAAGGACGAGGTCATGGAGCTCATCCATGCCGCCAACCACTACATCGAGGACTCCGAGCCTTGGGCACTTGCCAAGGACGAGGCCAAGGCTGACGAGCTGGCGTTTGTGATCTACAACCTGCTCGAGGCCATCCGCATTGCCGCTCACCTGCTGATGCCGCTCATGCCCCAGACCTCTGCCGAGGCCCTGCGCCGCCTGTCCTGCGAGGACGAGGCCGCGAGCGACGACCTCAAGGGCATTTGCGCTTGGGGCCTGCTTGCCGGTGGTCAGCCCGTCGAGAAGGGCGAGCCGCTGTTCCCGCGTCTGGGCTAA
- the rsmA gene encoding 16S rRNA (adenine(1518)-N(6)/adenine(1519)-N(6))-dimethyltransferase RsmA has protein sequence MTTSPLANPTATRELLEEFGLATKHRLGQNFLIDNHVIERICELAELTGDERVLEVGPGCGTLTLALLQEAACVTSIEADPELEPVLDAHAADYANFRFIMGDALKVTPEQIEQAAGGEPTVFVANLPYNVAATITLQFFQTMPALKRAVVMVQKEVADRIAATPGNKTYGGYTAKLGLYAQVTGRFEVPPRCFMPAPHVDSAVVRIDRVDGVVPEGIDREFVARVIDAAFAQRRKTIRNSMSANGFAKDVLDAAFEACGIAPTTRAETLDVAAFVRLAQELSHDA, from the coding sequence ATGACAACTTCGCCTTTGGCAAACCCCACGGCAACTAGGGAGCTGCTAGAGGAGTTTGGCCTTGCGACCAAGCATCGCCTGGGCCAAAACTTCCTGATCGACAACCATGTGATCGAACGTATCTGCGAGCTCGCTGAGCTTACGGGCGATGAGCGCGTGCTCGAGGTCGGCCCGGGTTGCGGCACGCTGACGTTGGCCCTGCTGCAGGAGGCGGCGTGCGTTACGTCGATTGAGGCCGATCCCGAGCTTGAGCCGGTGCTCGACGCCCACGCCGCCGACTATGCCAACTTCCGCTTTATCATGGGCGACGCGCTCAAAGTGACGCCGGAGCAGATTGAGCAGGCCGCCGGTGGTGAACCTACGGTGTTTGTCGCGAACTTGCCCTATAACGTGGCGGCGACGATCACCCTTCAGTTCTTCCAGACGATGCCCGCGCTTAAGCGCGCTGTCGTCATGGTGCAAAAGGAAGTTGCAGATCGTATTGCCGCAACGCCGGGCAACAAGACCTATGGCGGCTACACGGCAAAGCTCGGCCTGTATGCGCAGGTGACGGGGCGCTTTGAGGTGCCGCCGCGCTGCTTTATGCCGGCGCCGCATGTGGATTCTGCCGTGGTGCGCATCGATCGCGTTGACGGTGTGGTACCCGAGGGCATCGACCGCGAGTTTGTGGCCCGTGTGATCGACGCTGCATTTGCCCAGCGCCGCAAGACGATCCGCAACTCCATGAGCGCCAACGGCTTTGCCAAGGACGTGCTCGACGCCGCCTTTGAGGCCTGCGGTATCGCACCTACCACGCGCGCCGAGACGCTCGACGTTGCCGCCTTTGTCCGCTTGGCTCAGGAGCTTTCCCATGACGCCTAA
- a CDS encoding TatD family hydrolase, which yields MTPNVERVTFTKKKKTVACPVPLAPLADTHAHLLSFWSKEVPETLARAKEAGIDLLVTVFDPIADKRSVADYSDWLVREILPMRDIPQIKYLAGVHPYGAPDYTDDVHAQVVAALDDPLCAGIGEIGLDYHMDYDDDIAPAPHDVQIDCMARQLEVAVRRNVPVELHLRHEDTDEERTSHVDAYNVLREVGVPQAGCVLHCFGEDRATMERFVDLGCYIAYGGAATFKRNDDVREAFAATPLDRILFETDCPYMAPEPIRGLECEPAMISITANALVNDRVDRTGEDAEAIARAAWENACQLFQK from the coding sequence ATGACGCCTAATGTCGAACGCGTGACGTTTACCAAAAAGAAGAAAACGGTGGCCTGCCCGGTGCCGCTGGCGCCGCTTGCCGATACGCATGCGCACCTGCTCTCATTTTGGAGCAAGGAAGTGCCCGAGACGCTCGCGCGCGCCAAGGAAGCGGGCATTGACTTGTTGGTGACGGTCTTCGACCCCATTGCCGATAAGCGCAGCGTGGCGGACTATAGCGACTGGCTGGTTCGCGAGATCCTGCCGATGCGGGATATCCCGCAGATCAAGTATCTTGCCGGCGTGCATCCGTATGGCGCACCGGACTATACCGACGACGTTCACGCACAGGTCGTTGCCGCACTCGATGATCCCTTATGCGCCGGTATTGGCGAAATCGGCCTGGACTACCACATGGACTATGACGACGATATCGCGCCGGCGCCCCACGACGTGCAGATCGACTGTATGGCGCGCCAACTCGAGGTCGCCGTACGCCGCAATGTGCCGGTAGAGCTGCATCTGCGTCATGAGGATACGGACGAGGAGCGCACCTCGCATGTGGACGCCTACAACGTGTTGCGCGAGGTCGGCGTGCCCCAGGCCGGTTGCGTACTGCACTGCTTTGGCGAGGACCGAGCCACGATGGAGCGCTTTGTGGATTTGGGTTGTTACATCGCCTATGGCGGCGCGGCTACCTTTAAGCGCAACGACGACGTGCGCGAGGCATTTGCGGCGACCCCGCTCGACCGTATTTTGTTCGAGACGGATTGTCCCTATATGGCGCCGGAGCCCATTCGCGGTCTTGAGTGCGAGCCTGCGATGATTTCCATCACAGCAAACGCGCTGGTCAACGACCGCGTCGATCGTACCGGCGAGGACGCTGAGGCAATCGCTCGAGCCGCCTGGGAAAATGCCTGCCAACTTTTTCAAAAATAG
- a CDS encoding IS256 family transposase yields the protein MEGKAMPQEESVLRLGRDEALEAARLWQECGDAREFACRVLGSVMNALMDSEAQQMCGASRNERSDGRENSRNGYRPRSLKTAVGDVELEIPKLRHGTYYPEGMLARWSRVDTSVAAIVQEMYVCGVSTRKVERVASKLGISSLSSSEVSSLCSDLDAEVAEFRRRDLSGTPCCYLWLDATYMSCRVGSSVVSQGVVTAIGLGADGRKHFLGCDVVDTESEDSWAAFLGGLRERGLAGVRLVVSDSHAGLVAAVSRLFQGCAWQRCVTHLQRNLQSACSGRPEDSKAAVRDLVHAAVYQDDPDLARCVWAEAAPWVASVSARAGEVFEQAEDSALAFTAFPRAHWAKLRTNNVQERANREIKRRYRVVQSFPSRESMLRLTCASLMETEGQWSQQRVFSEASAAEGFAEPADRPAPTEGRRRALGRRAREIVDEIVERRGLKKE from the coding sequence ATGGAAGGAAAGGCGATGCCCCAAGAAGAGAGTGTACTGCGCCTCGGCCGCGACGAGGCCCTCGAGGCGGCGAGGCTTTGGCAGGAGTGCGGCGACGCGCGCGAGTTCGCGTGCAGGGTGCTGGGCAGCGTGATGAACGCGCTGATGGACTCCGAGGCCCAGCAGATGTGCGGCGCGAGCCGCAACGAGCGCAGCGACGGCAGGGAGAACAGCCGCAACGGCTACCGCCCCAGGTCGCTCAAGACCGCCGTGGGCGACGTGGAGCTCGAGATACCCAAGCTCAGGCACGGCACCTACTACCCCGAGGGCATGCTCGCGCGATGGTCGCGCGTCGACACCTCGGTGGCCGCCATCGTGCAGGAGATGTACGTATGCGGCGTGTCCACCCGCAAGGTCGAGCGCGTGGCGTCCAAGCTGGGCATATCCTCGCTGTCGAGCTCGGAGGTCTCGAGCCTCTGCTCCGACCTCGACGCCGAGGTGGCGGAGTTCCGCCGCCGCGACCTGTCGGGCACGCCGTGCTGCTACCTGTGGCTCGACGCCACCTACATGAGCTGCAGGGTCGGCTCGTCGGTCGTCTCGCAGGGCGTCGTGACCGCGATCGGGCTGGGCGCCGACGGGCGCAAGCACTTCCTGGGCTGCGACGTGGTCGACACCGAGAGCGAGGACTCCTGGGCGGCATTCCTCGGCGGGCTGCGCGAGCGCGGGCTGGCCGGCGTTCGCCTCGTGGTCTCCGACAGCCACGCCGGGCTCGTGGCCGCCGTCTCGCGCCTGTTCCAGGGCTGCGCCTGGCAGCGCTGCGTGACGCACCTGCAGCGCAACCTCCAGAGCGCCTGCTCGGGCAGGCCCGAGGACTCCAAGGCGGCCGTCAGGGACCTCGTGCACGCCGCGGTCTACCAGGACGACCCCGACCTCGCGCGCTGCGTGTGGGCCGAGGCGGCGCCCTGGGTGGCGTCGGTGTCCGCCAGGGCCGGCGAGGTCTTCGAGCAGGCCGAGGACTCCGCGCTGGCGTTCACGGCCTTCCCCAGGGCGCACTGGGCCAAGCTCCGCACCAACAACGTCCAGGAGCGCGCCAACCGCGAGATCAAGCGCCGCTACAGGGTCGTGCAGTCCTTCCCCTCGAGGGAGTCGATGCTGCGCCTGACGTGCGCGAGCCTCATGGAGACCGAGGGACAGTGGTCCCAGCAGCGCGTGTTCTCCGAGGCCTCGGCCGCCGAGGGCTTCGCCGAGCCCGCGGACAGGCCGGCCCCGACAGAGGGGAGGCGCCGCGCGCTCGGGCGGCGCGCCAGGGAGATAGTGGACGAGATAGTCGAGAGGCGCGGTCTCAAGAAGGAGTAA
- a CDS encoding SPFH domain-containing protein, translated as MLLSGIIATLTSLLLPIIILLLLLPNACYVVEQQHAVIIERLGKFNRIVNAGFHMKVPVIDRKAATVSLRTMKNGFGIDVKTQDNVTIGLEVSAQYHVSYDMGAGPADSGIYKSYYMLQEPVDQMRDFITDALRSSIPVYTLDEVFAKKDDIAKDVNATVSEQMAAYGFTLVSTLITKIALPTEVENSMNDINAAQRKRAAAQELAEADRIKRVTEATAEAEAMEKAGEGIANQRKAIALGIKDSLEIIQETGVGNDEANQLFMFTQWSEMMTEFARTGKTSTVVLPSDFSQSASMFEQMLAAGKVQNDSKE; from the coding sequence ATGCTGTTGTCCGGTATCATCGCTACCCTTACGAGCCTTCTACTCCCCATCATCATTTTGTTGCTACTGCTCCCCAACGCCTGCTATGTCGTTGAACAGCAGCATGCTGTGATCATCGAGCGTCTGGGCAAGTTCAACCGCATCGTCAACGCGGGCTTCCACATGAAGGTGCCCGTGATCGACCGCAAGGCCGCCACGGTGAGTCTGCGCACCATGAAAAACGGCTTCGGCATCGACGTTAAGACCCAGGATAACGTGACCATCGGCCTTGAGGTTTCTGCTCAGTACCACGTGAGCTATGACATGGGCGCCGGTCCGGCAGATTCGGGTATCTACAAGAGCTACTACATGCTGCAGGAGCCCGTCGACCAGATGCGCGATTTCATCACCGATGCCTTACGCTCTTCCATCCCCGTCTACACGCTCGATGAGGTCTTTGCCAAGAAGGATGACATCGCCAAGGACGTCAACGCCACCGTGTCCGAGCAGATGGCTGCCTACGGCTTCACCCTCGTGTCGACACTCATCACCAAGATCGCGCTGCCGACCGAGGTCGAGAACTCCATGAACGACATCAACGCCGCCCAGCGAAAGCGCGCTGCTGCGCAGGAGCTCGCCGAGGCCGACCGCATCAAGCGCGTCACCGAGGCGACCGCCGAGGCCGAGGCGATGGAAAAGGCGGGCGAGGGCATCGCCAACCAGCGCAAAGCCATCGCGCTGGGCATCAAGGATTCGCTCGAGATTATCCAGGAGACGGGTGTCGGCAACGACGAGGCCAACCAGCTGTTCATGTTTACGCAGTGGTCCGAGATGATGACGGAGTTCGCTCGTACGGGAAAAACCTCGACGGTCGTGCTGCCGAGCGATTTCTCGCAGTCGGCCTCGATGTTCGAGCAGATGCTGGCCGCCGGCAAAGTGCAAAACGATTCGAAGGAGTAG
- the rlmH gene encoding 23S rRNA (pseudouridine(1915)-N(3))-methyltransferase RlmH: MKYTVVCVGKLKERFWKDACAEYTKRLGAYAKVDIREVADIDPAKAGGVDAARDKEGAAILAALPPRAHVILLAIEGKERSSEELSARLDDLMLRGNSDIAFVIGGSDGVSDDVRARADEMLSFGRITLPHNLARVVLLEQIYRACKISRGEPYHK, from the coding sequence GTGAAATACACCGTCGTTTGCGTCGGTAAGCTCAAGGAGCGCTTTTGGAAGGATGCTTGCGCCGAGTACACCAAGCGCCTGGGCGCCTATGCCAAAGTGGATATCCGCGAGGTGGCCGATATCGACCCGGCTAAGGCGGGCGGCGTGGATGCCGCGCGCGACAAGGAGGGGGCGGCGATACTTGCAGCCCTGCCACCTCGAGCGCATGTGATCTTGCTGGCCATTGAGGGCAAAGAGCGCTCGAGCGAGGAGCTTTCGGCGCGGCTCGATGATCTTATGCTGCGTGGTAACAGCGACATCGCCTTTGTGATTGGCGGATCGGACGGCGTGAGCGATGATGTGCGCGCACGAGCCGACGAGATGCTCAGCTTTGGACGCATTACCTTGCCGCATAACTTGGCGCGCGTGGTGCTGCTGGAGCAAATCTACCGCGCCTGCAAGATCAGCCGTGGCGAGCCGTATCACAAATAG